One segment of Bacillus alkalisoli DNA contains the following:
- a CDS encoding DUF6054 family protein, whose protein sequence is MRNSGISMNLVDESDYATGDTKIAVRVYDKYYMRNGNRASLSLTVVGFEEKVYITAISAGGGSGVIFNFSLGAENDMVDIVQRSVEKMG, encoded by the coding sequence ATTCGTAATAGTGGTATTAGCATGAACTTAGTGGATGAGAGCGACTATGCGACGGGAGATACTAAAATAGCAGTTCGGGTTTATGATAAGTACTATATGAGAAATGGAAACAGAGCCAGTTTGAGCCTGACAGTTGTTGGTTTTGAAGAGAAAGTCTACATTACAGCAATTAGTGCAGGTGGAGGCAGTGGAGTTATCTTTAACTTTAGCCTTGGTGCCGAAAACGACATGGTGGATATAGTACAAAGAAGTGTAGAAAAAATGGGTTAA
- a CDS encoding ABC transporter permease: protein MFRNMYLKEMKDSFRDRRTLLLTVLLPIVMMTGLVLFYERLVEEGADERYQLAVDQAFSQQEESLLANFSNIELVKVEDPTATLQEGDAQAALILSEDFMGKVANGEEATATIIGDSFSQKSSHLMTQVTVALGIYEATVIAERLDGEGIPQQLVQPFVLEQKELTEENVNINLIAMLIPLILALAIGIGASPSAADLFAGEKEKKTMEALLMTPVNRMTLLMAKWLTISSIGAITGIVTLVVVALEINFLTENLKSAVSFGENAYLVIGAAFFVSIVYSMFVATLLMVASIMGKTVKEAQSYSTPILMVAVFPLMITTGIGINELSYQHFAIPIMNFFTILKELSFGIVNYQHLAIMIGSNILCIIAGLIISRIMFLKDKWVMN, encoded by the coding sequence ATGTTTCGTAATATGTATCTCAAAGAAATGAAAGACTCTTTTCGGGACCGTCGTACATTATTGTTAACAGTTTTACTTCCAATCGTCATGATGACAGGTCTTGTTCTCTTCTATGAGCGTTTGGTAGAGGAGGGGGCAGATGAAAGGTACCAACTAGCTGTTGATCAAGCGTTCAGTCAACAAGAAGAATCTTTACTTGCTAATTTTTCTAATATTGAACTTGTAAAAGTAGAAGATCCGACTGCAACATTACAGGAAGGTGACGCCCAAGCAGCATTAATATTAAGTGAAGATTTCATGGGAAAAGTAGCGAACGGAGAAGAAGCAACAGCAACGATTATTGGCGATTCTTTTAGTCAAAAGTCTTCACATTTAATGACGCAAGTGACAGTAGCATTAGGAATCTATGAAGCTACTGTCATTGCAGAGCGTTTAGACGGAGAAGGTATTCCTCAGCAGCTAGTTCAACCGTTTGTACTGGAACAAAAAGAACTAACTGAAGAAAATGTTAACATCAATTTAATTGCTATGCTAATACCGTTAATTTTGGCTTTAGCAATCGGTATTGGTGCAAGTCCATCTGCTGCTGACTTATTTGCTGGAGAAAAAGAAAAGAAGACGATGGAAGCATTATTAATGACGCCTGTAAACCGCATGACGCTACTAATGGCTAAATGGCTAACCATCTCGTCCATTGGCGCAATTACAGGGATTGTCACACTCGTTGTGGTAGCTCTAGAGATTAACTTTTTAACAGAAAACTTAAAAAGCGCAGTCTCGTTTGGCGAAAACGCATATTTAGTAATCGGTGCAGCGTTTTTTGTATCCATCGTCTATTCCATGTTTGTCGCAACATTATTAATGGTAGCTAGCATCATGGGGAAAACAGTGAAAGAAGCACAAAGCTATAGCACACCAATATTAATGGTCGCTGTATTTCCATTAATGATAACAACTGGAATCGGCATTAACGAACTATCGTACCAACATTTTGCAATACCTATTATGAACTTCTTTACGATTTTAAAGGAACTTAGCTTCGGAATCGTAAACTACCAACACCTTGCCATCATGATCGGCAGCAACATACTGTGCATCATCGCAGGGCTAATCATCAGTAGAATAATGTTCTTGAAAGATAAATGGGTAATGAACTAG
- a CDS encoding transposase encodes MPRAMRRKSSTGVYHVIMRGINRQTIFEDANDKKVFIGKLRKLKELCNYQLYAYCLMDNHVHLLIKESKEVPISEVIKRISASYVLWYNSKYERSGHLFQGRYRSEPVETTDYFLTVLRYIHQNQLKAGLVKTVFESSWTSLNEYLTYPTLVNTEFVLNLFSKKTTEATALFKKHMSKQNDDVCLEMEVKPSDFEVVSYLNKIGIPHKSVLQQLEKSKRNAILAEMKKLKGVSIVQLSRITGISRSVIQRAK; translated from the coding sequence ATGCCTAGGGCTATGCGGAGAAAAAGTAGTACTGGTGTTTATCATGTGATAATGAGGGGGATTAATCGGCAAACAATATTTGAGGATGCAAATGATAAAAAAGTTTTCATTGGTAAGCTGAGAAAGTTAAAAGAACTATGTAACTATCAACTATATGCTTATTGCCTTATGGACAACCATGTTCATCTGTTGATTAAGGAGTCGAAAGAGGTACCAATCTCGGAAGTTATTAAACGGATTAGTGCGAGTTATGTATTATGGTACAATTCAAAGTACGAACGAAGCGGTCATTTATTTCAAGGTCGTTATCGAAGCGAACCGGTGGAAACGACTGATTATTTTCTCACAGTACTTCGTTACATCCATCAAAACCAACTGAAAGCAGGCTTAGTGAAGACAGTTTTTGAAAGCAGTTGGACAAGCTTGAATGAATACCTTACCTATCCTACCCTCGTCAATACAGAATTTGTCCTTAACCTTTTTTCGAAAAAAACAACTGAAGCCACTGCGCTATTTAAAAAACACATGTCTAAACAAAACGATGATGTCTGCTTAGAAATGGAGGTGAAACCTTCTGACTTTGAAGTCGTTTCTTACTTAAACAAAATTGGAATCCCCCATAAATCAGTTCTTCAACAACTCGAAAAATCAAAAAGAAACGCCATCCTAGCCGAAATGAAAAAACTAAAAGGAGTCTCAATAGTACAACTATCTAGAATCACTGGAATATCTAGAAGTGTAATCCAAAGGGCGAAGTGA
- a CDS encoding ABC transporter ATP-binding protein — protein MIEIREVTKKFQDKKIYVTALKHVSFNINKGEVVGLLGENGAGKTTLLRTIATLLTPTDGKVTVADYDTVKNPDHIKKKIGVLFGGETGLYDRLTARENLEFFATLYGLSKHETKVRIDELAKMFGMRDYLDRKVGGFSKGMRQKVAIARTIIHNPDIILFDEPTTGLDITSSNVFRQLVHQLKREGKTIIFSSHIMEEVTMLCDTVAMMHKGELVHHGSLESLYEEEGSKDLNYIFMSKLVRGNEYVS, from the coding sequence ATGATTGAAATTCGAGAAGTAACAAAGAAATTTCAAGACAAAAAGATATATGTAACGGCTCTAAAACATGTATCCTTCAACATTAATAAAGGAGAAGTGGTTGGACTACTAGGAGAAAATGGGGCAGGGAAAACGACTTTACTACGAACCATTGCAACGCTATTAACCCCTACAGATGGGAAGGTTACTGTTGCGGACTATGATACTGTGAAAAATCCTGATCATATTAAAAAGAAAATCGGGGTGCTCTTTGGAGGGGAAACAGGCCTTTATGATCGTTTAACAGCTCGAGAAAATTTAGAGTTCTTTGCGACACTTTATGGGTTAAGTAAACATGAAACAAAGGTGCGAATCGACGAATTAGCAAAAATGTTCGGTATGAGAGATTACTTGGATCGTAAAGTTGGCGGGTTTTCCAAAGGAATGCGTCAAAAAGTTGCGATTGCTAGAACGATTATCCATAACCCAGACATCATCCTTTTCGATGAACCGACAACAGGACTTGATATTACGTCCTCGAATGTGTTCCGACAGTTAGTGCACCAACTTAAACGCGAAGGGAAAACGATTATTTTTTCTAGTCACATCATGGAAGAAGTGACAATGCTATGTGACACAGTGGCGATGATGCATAAAGGAGAACTTGTCCATCACGGCTCTCTAGAATCTCTTTATGAAGAAGAAGGAAGCAAAGATTTGAACTACATTTTCATGAGTAAATTAGTTAGGGGGAATGAATATGTTTCGTAA